The Paenibacillus spongiae nucleotide sequence CGGCGGGCTTGAGGAAGCCTTCCAAGCACTCGTAAATAAATAATCTATTGAAGAGAGGCGATATTTAATGAATAAGACGATAAGAGCCACATGGGCTCAGATCAAGGCGGAAATTTTACGAACGATCCGGAACAAGCGGTTTGTTATCTTCACGATTGTCATGCCTGCAGTATTCTATTTCATTTTCACCAGCACGGTGGGGGATAACACGCAGGTTGGAGGGACGGACTGGAAAGCCTATTACTTAATGTCCATGACGACCTACGGCGTTATCGGGGCGAGCGTCACCTCACTCGCGATCCGTTTCGCGCGGGAACGCTCGCAGGGCTGGAACAGGCTGATGCGGATTACCCCGCTCCCCGGATGGGCGCAGATCACGGCCAAAGTAGCCGGGCAAGGGCTGTTGAATTTAGGCGTGATCCTGTTCATGTTCCTGATGGGCGCCTTGGTCAAGGACGTGCGGCTGTCTGCGCTGCAATGGATTGAGAGCGGCTTGTGGATATGGCTGGGCGCATTCGCGTTCATGTCGCTCGGCACGCTTCTTGGCACGATTCGCAATGTAGAAGTGGTTCAGGTTGTCGGCAATCTGGTCTATATGGCGATGTCCATCGTGGGGGGATTGTGGATGCCGACGGCTACAATGCCCGATCTGATGCAGAAGATAGCGAAGCTAATGCCGACTTACCAGCTTGGCCAGGGTGCATGGAGCATCGTTGGCGGAAGGACGGTCGAATGGTTAGGCGTGGCAATTTTGGCTGCTTATGTCGCCGTGTTTATGATACTATCTACGTATATTATGCGTAAGCAGGAAGCGGTGTAACGAGAATGAAGAATAAACAAACGCGGCCGCGGGAAGGGCCGCCTTTTGTCTTTACGTTCGTCTGGCTCTTTTATTTGGTTTTCCCTTTGCATACCATCCTTCAGCAGCCGATCGGCGAAATGGCGGTCGACTTTATTCTAATACTCGTCTTCACGGCCAGCTATATCGTCAGCTTCCGGTATTATAAGGGAAGATTTGCTCTTATTATCGTACAGCTTCTTATCGTGGCGGTTTTTAGTCTCCGCTATCATGTGAATTTTCTCTATATGGCCTTCTATCCGTCGCCTGTTATCGGAACATTGCCTTCGGTAAAACGTATGCTTCTTGCAATGGGCGGAATGCTGCTCTTATTCGGTTCGGTCTTCCTGTATTATGATATCTTCAACGATAGCGATCAACTGCTGTCACTGCTGCCGGCCATGCTCGTCATGCTTTTGATGCCTGTAGCGATGCGTTTCGGCTGGAAGTCGCGCGAGCTGCGCGGCAAGCTGACCTTGGCTAATGAAGAAATTGCACGGCTGTCGAAGAACGAGGAGAGGCAGCGTATTTCGAGAGATCTGCACGATACGCTCGGTCATACGCTGTCGCTCATCACGCTTAAGAGCGAGCTGGCGGAGAGATTGATCGTGAAGAATCCGGAGCGGGCAGCCAAGGAAGTGAGAGATATTCAAGCTACATCGCGAGCCGCGCTCAATCAGGTGCGGGAGCTCGTATCGGGCATGAATGCCGTCACAGTTCGCGATGAGATCGATCATGCGAAGCAGATTCTTGCCGCTGCGGGGATCGTGTTGGAGACGAAAGGGGATTTCGGCAAGCCGGCGGTTTCGTCGGTGATCGATAATATTCTGGGCATGTGCCTGCGCGAAGCCGTCACGAACGTGGTCAAGCACAGCCGGGCGGAAACATGCACGGTAGAGCTGGCCGAAGAGCCCGGACGGATGCTGCTGTCCGTATCCGATAACGGGATCGGAAACGCCTCGGCTGCCGGGGAGGACCGTACGGGCTGCAACGGGATTAAAGGGATGAGCGACAGACTCAAGCTCGTGGAGGGCGAGCTTCAATTCGCGCAGGACGGCGGCCGCGGCGGCACCCGGCTGACGTTCATCGTGCCGTTGGTGGCCAAATCGATCGTGAAGGAGGGAACGTGAGGGATGAGAATCTTACTGGCTGAAGATCAGGCGATGCTCAGAAGCGCGATGAGCGCCTTGCTCGATATGGAGGACGACATCGAGGTGATCGGGGAAGCGGAGAATGGGGAGCAGGCGCTTGCGATGACGCGGGACTTACAGCCCGATCTATGCCTGCTCGATATCGAGATGCCTCACATGAGCGGCTTGGAAGTAGCGGAACAATTGAAGAATCAAGGCTCGCCATGCAAAATCGTGATCCTGACGACATTCTCGCGCGTCGGATATTTCCAGCGCGCCATGAGAGCGGGTGTCCGCGGCTTCCTGCTCAAGGACTCGCCGATCGGGGAGCTTGCGGACGCGCTGCGCACCGTTCAGGGAGGCGGACGTGCGGTTAGCCCCGCGCTCGCCTTGACGTTCTGGGAAGCGGAGAACCCGCTGACGGAACGGGAGCGCGAAGTATTGAAGCTGGCGGCGGAAGGGCTTCCGGCGGGCGAAATCGCGCAGCGTCTGCATCTGACCGCGGGTACAGTGCGGAACTATCTGTCCGAAGCGTTCCAGAAGCTGGAGGCGAAGAACCGCATCGACGCGATCGCGATTGCCGGCAAAAACGGGTGGTTGGATTAACGCTGCGGACGGTAACTCTTAGATTTCAGCAAAATTTGTAAAAGGGAGGCTGGTTCATGCTATAATCTAGCAGATTATCCGCAGTCGATAGGAGGATACATAGCGAGATGAGAGGAATGAAAGGGAGTCTTTGCTTAACCATCAGCATAGCTATTATTGTTATCTTTGCCTTCCCTGGCAGTACGTACGCAGCAAACGAGCCTCCTAGCTATTGGGCCGTTAAAGATATTCAAGAGGCGAAAGAAAGCCGTATCGCTCCGGGCTGGGTCGAGGGCCATTACCGAGGGGCCATTACGAGAGCGCAATTCTCCGAGATGATCGTCCTGCTCTATGAAGCCGTGACGGGCCGGGAGCTGCCGGATCCCGGCAGTAACCCGTTTCGCGATACCCGGAACTACTATGTAGGTCAGGCCTATGAGCTCGGGGTGATCAAAGGAACGAGCCGGAACACCTTTTCTCCCAGCGCTCCGATATCGCGGGAACAGCTGGCGGTCATGGTCTATAATATGCTAATTAAAGCCGGATTCCGGGATAAGCTGCAGACCAGCGGCATTCCGACGTTCGCCGACAGCAAGAAGATCGCCGCATGGTCCGAGGATGCGGTCGGGATTCTCGCCGCAAGCGGTCTCATGCAGGGCAGCGAATATAAGAACAACGTCTGGTTCATGCCGAAGCAGACGACATCCATCGAGCAGGCCATTGTTCTGGTCAACCGGATCAATAAGCAGTATGGGACGTTCTTCGTCAAGAATGAGTATGATTTGCTGGAAGCCGTCGAGACGGGCGTGTCATTCGTCATTCTTGACGAGCAGACGAAGCAGATCTATGCCAAGGCGCAGTCGGTACTGACGGATATTATTAAGCCCGGCATGAGCGATTATGAGAAAGAGCTGGCCATTCACGACTATCTGGTGCTCCATGTCGCTTACGATTACGATAACTACAGTATGGGGAAAGTACCGGATGCATCTTACAGCGCTTATGGTACGCTTATAGACGGCATCGCCGTCTGCCAAGGCTATGCGAACACCGCCAAGCTGCTGCTGAATATGGCTGGCATTGAAGCTCATATCGTAACGGGAAAAGTGAAGGGCGAGCTGCACACCTGGAATAAAGTCCGTATCGGCGGGGAGTATTATAATCTCGACGTTACATGGGATGATCCGGTGCCCGACGTGCCGGGGCAGGTCTCTTACGGCTATTTCAACGTAACGGACAAGCAGCTTCGCATCGATCACAGCTGGCAGGACGAGCTGCCCTTAGCGACAGCGGACAAGTATAATTATTATGTGTTCAATGGATTGACCGTAGGGAGCTTGGCCGAGTTTGAAGACCGTATCGCCAAAGCGATCGAGATGCGAGCGGATTCCGTTACGGTAAAGCGGATGTATACGGACGGAGATGGCGTTGAAGGCCTTAGCGCAATCGTCTTTCGTTACCCGTTGGTGAACTGCTATTCGTATTCGCTGGGCAGTGACGGCGTCATTACAATCACATTTCAATATTTATAAAATGGATGGGAGCACCCTAGCATGATTCGTACGCTTGTTGTGACCAAAGATCATCAGGTGATGACCGATTGTCCGCTTGAGACAATCGATCGGGAGCAGACGCTGTGGTTCTGGGCCGATTTCTGCGAGCCTTCCGATGAAGAATCGAAGCTGCTGGAGACTTACTTTCATTTTCACCCGCTCGCTATCGAGGATTGCCTGATGTTTCTGCAGCGCCCTAAGCTGGATCATTACGAGAATGTGCACTTCTTCGTCCTACATGCGCTTCATGAGCATACGCTCAAATCCGAAGAAGTCGACCTGTTTATTGGGCCGGGGTTTGTGGTGACCTTCCATCAGAAGCGGCTGCAGGAGCTGGATGAAGCCTGGGTCAAAACGACGGCGATGCCGCGATTCGAACAATACGGTTATGTGAAGGCCGCGCATAATGTGATCGACAAGCTGGTTGATTATTATTTTCCGGCGCTGCATGCGATTGAAGATCAACTGCTCGATTATGAAACCGGTCCGGGGAGCCATACGGCGTCCAAAATGATGAGCCGCGTCTTCGAAATCCGTAACAAGCTTCTGAAGCTGCGGAAAACCATCGTGCCCATGCGGGATCTCTTATACCGGATCATAAGCTCCCAGCGTATTGACGGATTGAGCCATTACCATATTTTCTATGCCGATATTCATGACCATCTGCTCAAGCTGTCCGAGATGCTGGATTCCAACCGCGATATGACCTCGGATATGCGGGACCATTATATGTCGTTAAGCTCGAACCGGATGAATACGATTATGAAGACATTGACCGTCATTACGACGATCTTCATGCCGCTGACGTTCCTGGCCGGCATCTATGGGATGAACTTCACGAACATGCCGGAGCTGGAGTGGCATTACGGTTATTTCGGCGTATTGATCCTGATGGCCGTGCTCGGTGGCGGCATGTTTATCTGGTTCAAACGCAAAGGCTGGTTCGAGTGACAGACAGGCGGACAGCATCCTTCGCCTTCACGCTTCCAACCTGCATAATCCCGGATCGATGGGGTACGTTATGAACAACAATAACGCAGCAGGAGCATAAGGAGGCAGAGCGAAGATGGCAAGAAGAGGACGGAGAAGGCTGGTCGTTCCGGGCGCGGAACAGGGAATGAGCGCATTCAAGGCGGAAGTGATGCGCCGGGAAGGGTTTACGGTCGATCCAAGTCGGCCGGACGACGTGAAATATGAGGTCGCCCGCTCGTTGGGCGTGCCGCTTAAACCAGGCGGCGATAACGGAGAGCTGACGACGGAATCCGTCGGGCATGTCGGGGGGCGCATCGGCGGAACGATGGTCCGCGAGATGATCCGTCTGGCTCAGGAAGAACTGGTGAAGCAGCCTCGCGCTTAGTGCATGGTTAATGATTATGGTGCTTGAAGATAAAGGCCGTTAATATAAGATTCAAAGGCATGACAGAGGATCATAGATCGGATCGGCCGGTTTCCTTAGATGGAAGCCGGTTTTTTGTTTTTCTGGGAAGCTTGCAACTTTTTCGAATTCATTTAGTCTATTTCACGTGAAGAAGGGGGGAGCGCATTGCCGGATGATGGCTTGATTCATTTGACCGCCTTAAGTCCGCCGGATTTCCGCAGAGTGATGGAAGAGTACGCGGAGGATGTGTGGCATTATGCTTATTTTTTGACGAAGAAGAAGGAAGCTGCCGATGACCTGGCCCAGGAAACATTCGTGAAGGCGTTCAGGCGGCTGGACTCGTTCCGAGGGGAAGCCTCCGTGCGGACATGGCTGATGACAATTGTGCGAAATACGTGGTACACCCACCGGCGGACAGCATTTGTGCGGAAAGTTGTTTTGGTCGGTTTTAATAGTACGAAGCAAGCCATGCCGTCGGCAGAGGCGGATTATATGAAGAGAATGCAGGCGGATCACGTATGGCAAATCGTTCTGGCGCTGCCGGTCAAATATAGAGAGGTGCTTATTCTGCAGGCCCATTACGAGCTGACGATGGAAGAGATGGCTAACCTGCTCCATCTGTCGGTGACGGCGGTGAAGTCGCGTCTGCGCCGGGCAAGAAGGATGGCGGCCGCCGCGCTGAAGGAAGGGGAGACAAGCGATGAAGAAAGCTGAACCGGACTGGAACCGGCTGCTTCGGAAGCGGCCTTATGGCGAGCGGATGTTTACGGCGCAGATGTGGGATCAGGTGGAGAAGCGGCTTCAGTCGCCGGCTAACTCCCGCAGACGATCCGTACGGAAGGGGTTATACGCCGGATGTGCGGCACTTATTGCCGGCTTGGTTCTGCTTGTCGGCTTCTTGGATGTGCCTGCTCTGCGGCCCTATGGCAGCGGCCAATTGGCCAGCTTGTTCGAAGACCGGTCGCCGATCGTAGACAAGCTTACGCCGGAGGACCTCCCGCTTGCCGGGGAGCCTACGTTCTCGCAGATTATCCATGTGGCGGCTAATGATGGCATGGCTCGGTCATCTACAATGGTCATGCCGACGCCGATCGTGATCGATCCGGATTATTACGACTCCCGGGAGCCTGCGAGAGGCGATGTGGTTTATTTCAAGACTCAGCCTGGCGGCAGTAATTCCGTCTATGAACCCTACGATCTCTCACGGGTAATCGGGATGCCGGGCGAAACGGTTCGTCTTCGTGACGGGCAGGTGTACATTAACGGACGGAAGCTCGAAGCCTTCTATGGCTCGGCGCCTAGAGGCAGGGAGGACTTGGAGAGCTGGAATACGAGCATGGCAGAGGAGGTGAAGCTTGGGGAAGGGCAATATTTTCTGCTGGGCGACATGTGGGGGCACAGCTACAATGACAGCCAGGCGGCCGGCGGTATCGATCGATCGATGATTCTGGGCAAAGCAGTCGGCTATACGAAGACGGCTCCTGAGCAAGATACGGATTGGGTGGAGCTCTACAATAAAGACGATCTTCGTCTTCTTGCAGCTAAGCCGGAGGGAAGCCTAGACACAGGCCTGTATCAACGGATCAAGGTGGTATGGGGCGATCGAAGCCGCGAGTTCTATTGGCGCTCGGTAACGAATGAGACCTATGCGCCGGAGGTGTACTTCGCCGATATGGATCAAGACAAGGCCAAGGATGCGGTCATCGTGCTGACTACGGCATACGGAAGCGGCGTCCATGTGACGGAACCGCATATTATCCGGAACAATATGACGGAAATTCCTGTGCGCAATCCGATCAAAGAGACGCTCGGTGTTGCAGTGTCCGAGGTGAAGGTCAGCAATGGCCAGGTGGACGCCATGGTTACGCTGGATGGGCAGACGATCACCAAACAATTCAAGGAATCCGATGCGGGAATTTGGTTCGACAAGCTCGGCCTCGGTTCGGTGATTTCGTATCGATTGGATGAAGAGAACCGATTATGGGCGGATATGGCAGGCTTCGTGTCGCCGGGTACCGTAATTGCGGAGATATCCGTCCGGTTTGACCTGCGGGACCGGGAATACGTGCCTGTGGATTATACGATGCGGGAAGTTAGCGAGTGATCGTGAGAAGCGTTATGAGATGATCATCCGCTGGCCCCTTCCTGGAAGACGCTTCAAGAATCGGTTGATTTTCGCGTGACGGTCGGCCGGGCTGCGATAGGAAGGATTAGCTGCGCTTAGCCAGTCTTTCGACTGGCAGCGGGACAGCCCTTGGCTATCGCCGCACGCTGTTCCAGCACGGTGTCTATCTGATTGGGACCCATACGATCGCATCACTTTGCTGGAGCTTAGCCCGGAGGAGCTAGCGTATTTCTCCGACCAGCTGGCTGTTGCCGGATTACCTTGCATGCTATCTTTTCTATCATTCGATCGATACAGATGTATGGATGTTGATGTTGTACAATGTGCAACATCAATTCATCATTTATCCGCCATTGGCCGAATTGTTGTACTTGATACAGGAATGTGGTTATGAAATCATGGATTAGCCGCTATGCAGGGGGAATTCTTGTAGAATGTGCAACAATTTCTGCATCATCAGCGTTTTTATCCGACCAGTGTTGTATAACATACATGATTACAAAGCCTTAACCATATCCAATAAAACTTTGGTTTTGAATACTATAACACCATAATTATGGGGAGATTGAAAGAATGATTTCAAAAACTGTAGAGTTATGTTCTAGATGGTAACCTCCGTATAACGTAGACTAATGAAAAATGACAAGCCAATTATATTGCAATTGACTTGTCATTTTTACTTTCATTTCGAGTATTTGCAGCTTAAAACGGAACCCGTTACCCGAGGGGAAGGGAGGGCGCCGTATCTCGAATGGCTAACCAAATATCATTTCGGTGTTCTTTCGTTTGCTGCCAGGCAGAGCATCATTATCCCAGCTTGACGCGGATGACGTTCCACGAGGCTTGCGCGAGCGCCGCTTCAATACGGCTGCCGTCCGTTACCGTCGCGTTACCTCCGTTATGCGGCTTGACCCGGTCCGGCGCGTCAGCGGTATTGGCCGCCTTCAGATCGGAATGCTCGAGCACGATATGCTCCAGAATGCGGCAGGGGCCGAAGCTGCGCAGATCGATACTGAGCGGCAGTGCTCCGTTCAAATCGCGATTGACGGCGAATATCGTAACTTCGCCTTGTTCTTCGTTGTGTACGGCGACCGCCTCCAAATAAGGCACATCGGTATAATCCTTCGAATCGTATTTCGGCGATTGAATGAGCGGTACGAGCGCTGTCCCGCGGCCGTACGCGCTCGCATGCATGTACGGGTAGAAGATGGTCTGTCTCCAAGCCGCGCCTCCGTTAACGGTCATAATGGGCGCAATGACGTTGACGAGCTGGGCCATGCAAGCCATTCGTACCCGATCGGCCCGCTTCAGCAAGCTGATCAGCATACAGCCTACGACGAGCGCGTCTTCATGCGTATAGACGTCCTCCAGCTGCGGCGGGGCGATCTGCCACGGTTTGATTTTGCCGTCCGCCTCGTTAGAGTGGTACCAGACGTTCCATTCGTCGAAAGACAGGTTGATCTTCTTCTTGCTCCGTTTCTTCGCTTGCACATAATCGGCCGTCGCGATGACCGTGTGAATGAATTTGTCCATCCCCATCGATTGGGCGAGGAAGTTTCCGGAGTCATTATTGCGGTTCCCGTAATAAGTGTGGAGGGAGATATAATCGACATGATCATAGGTCAAATCGAGCACGGTGGCTTCCCATTCCGGGAAGGTCGGCATGCCGATACCGGAGCTGCCGCAGGCGACCAGCTCGATGGAAGGGTCGGTCCACTTCATCACTTTGGCAGCTTCCGCCGCGATGCGCCCGTATTCAACCGCGGTTTTGGCGCCGATCTGCCAAGGGCCGTCCATTTCGTTGCCAAGGCACCAGGTCCGGATGCCGTGCGGCTGTCGGTACCCATGCTGAATACGCAGGTCGCTCCACTGCGTCCCGGAGCGGAAATTCGCATATTCAACCAAGTTTCGCGCTTCCTCCGGTCCCCGGGTGCCGAGATTGACGGCCATCATCGCTTCGGAGCCTGCCTTGCGGCACCAGTCGACAAACTCGTTCAAGCCGACCCAGTTCGGCTCGATGGTGCGCCATGCAAGCTCCTGCCGGCGCGGGCGCCGTTCAACCGGTCCGACACCGTCCTCCCAGTTGTAACCGGAGACGAAGTTTCCGCCGGGATAGCGGACAATCGGCACGTCAATCTCTTTGACCAATTGGAGCACATCGGTGCGGAACCCCTGCTCATCCGCTTCAGGATGCTCCTTCTCATAGATACCGCCGTAAACCGCCCGTCCAAGATGCTCAATGAACGAGCCGTATATGCGTTTATCGACTTCCCCGATCCGAAAATCCTTATCCACGATCATGGCTGCCTGATTTGACATAAAGCGCATCTCTCCCTTAAATTAATAATAGTATTAACTGGTTAATGAGATAACGTTTTCAAGAATAGTAAACATGATAAGCATCATTCTGGCAAGCTTTTCTTATCGGCTATCTTGAATTAATATAATTGTTAATGATGAATCGGCAGGGGAGATCGACACAATGATGATCAAAGCGAATACGGAACGCCAATGGCTTCCCTTATACGAGGCGCTGGCCAGCGAGGTGCGGCTGCATATTCTGGAGCTGCTGGCCGCGCAGCCGATGAATGTGAAGGATCTGGCGTCCGCGCTCGGGCTGAGCAGTGCGATTGTGACGATGCATACGAAGAAGCTGGAGACAGGCGGCCTCATCCGGACGGAGCTGATCCGCCGTAACGGCGGCACGCACAAAATATGCTCGCTTGCCGTAAGCCGCGTCGAGCTCACGATTCCGGTGGAAGCCGATAAGCCCCGCGAATTTCATGAGGTATCGATTCCGGTGGGTCACTACACCCGGTTTGACATTCACCCCACATGCGGTCTGGCAACAACGGAGCGTATCATTGGACAATTCGACGATCCGCGTTACTTCTTCGAGCCGGAGCGGATGCATGCCCGGATCTTGTGGTTCGGCAGCGGATTCGTGGAATACCGGATTCCGAACTACGTCCTGCCAGGCCAAATCTTGGAGGAAATCGAAATCTCGCTCGAGGCGGGCTCAGAGGCGCCGGGAACCTCCGAGACTTGGCCGTCCGATATTCATTTTTACTTGAACGATACGCTGCTTGGCGTATGGACGAGCCCGGGCGATCCCGGAGACGGGCGGGGCCTGCTGACACCCTCCTGGTGGACCGTTAATCAATACGGATGGCTCAAAATGCTGCGCGTAACCGATTCAGGCACGTTCATTGACGGCCAGCGGCTGTCGGATGTGCGGCTTGCCGATATTGCCGTAACGCGCAACGACTGGACATTAAGGATCGGAGTCCCGAAGGATGCGGAACATGTCGGCGGCGTCACGTTATACGGGGAAGGGTTCGGCAATTATAATCAGGACATCGTCTTCCGTACATACCGGCGGTCCAATGATCGTGATCAACCGGGGAAGCGGATGGGAGGGGGCAAGGCTTAATGAGCGCATTCCAAGAATACGGACAGACGCCCTCTTATTTGTACACGGTTGCATGTCACGAGGATGAATTTGAGCTGTGCCGGCTGGAGATGAGGACGATGCTGGGCAGCGAGCCGGAGGAGAACGGCGTCATAAGCGGGAAGAATGTCGACCCAAGCCGGAGTCCGTTCATCAAATACAAAATCGCCATCCGTTACGAAGGAGCAACGACGGAGGA carries:
- a CDS encoding alpha/beta-type small acid-soluble spore protein, which gives rise to MARRGRRRLVVPGAEQGMSAFKAEVMRREGFTVDPSRPDDVKYEVARSLGVPLKPGGDNGELTTESVGHVGGRIGGTMVREMIRLAQEELVKQPRA
- the corA gene encoding magnesium/cobalt transporter CorA, producing MIRTLVVTKDHQVMTDCPLETIDREQTLWFWADFCEPSDEESKLLETYFHFHPLAIEDCLMFLQRPKLDHYENVHFFVLHALHEHTLKSEEVDLFIGPGFVVTFHQKRLQELDEAWVKTTAMPRFEQYGYVKAAHNVIDKLVDYYFPALHAIEDQLLDYETGPGSHTASKMMSRVFEIRNKLLKLRKTIVPMRDLLYRIISSQRIDGLSHYHIFYADIHDHLLKLSEMLDSNRDMTSDMRDHYMSLSSNRMNTIMKTLTVITTIFMPLTFLAGIYGMNFTNMPELEWHYGYFGVLILMAVLGGGMFIWFKRKGWFE
- the arfA gene encoding arabinosylfuranosidase ArfA, whose protein sequence is MSNQAAMIVDKDFRIGEVDKRIYGSFIEHLGRAVYGGIYEKEHPEADEQGFRTDVLQLVKEIDVPIVRYPGGNFVSGYNWEDGVGPVERRPRRQELAWRTIEPNWVGLNEFVDWCRKAGSEAMMAVNLGTRGPEEARNLVEYANFRSGTQWSDLRIQHGYRQPHGIRTWCLGNEMDGPWQIGAKTAVEYGRIAAEAAKVMKWTDPSIELVACGSSGIGMPTFPEWEATVLDLTYDHVDYISLHTYYGNRNNDSGNFLAQSMGMDKFIHTVIATADYVQAKKRSKKKINLSFDEWNVWYHSNEADGKIKPWQIAPPQLEDVYTHEDALVVGCMLISLLKRADRVRMACMAQLVNVIAPIMTVNGGAAWRQTIFYPYMHASAYGRGTALVPLIQSPKYDSKDYTDVPYLEAVAVHNEEQGEVTIFAVNRDLNGALPLSIDLRSFGPCRILEHIVLEHSDLKAANTADAPDRVKPHNGGNATVTDGSRIEAALAQASWNVIRVKLG
- the lepB gene encoding signal peptidase I, producing MKKAEPDWNRLLRKRPYGERMFTAQMWDQVEKRLQSPANSRRRSVRKGLYAGCAALIAGLVLLVGFLDVPALRPYGSGQLASLFEDRSPIVDKLTPEDLPLAGEPTFSQIIHVAANDGMARSSTMVMPTPIVIDPDYYDSREPARGDVVYFKTQPGGSNSVYEPYDLSRVIGMPGETVRLRDGQVYINGRKLEAFYGSAPRGREDLESWNTSMAEEVKLGEGQYFLLGDMWGHSYNDSQAAGGIDRSMILGKAVGYTKTAPEQDTDWVELYNKDDLRLLAAKPEGSLDTGLYQRIKVVWGDRSREFYWRSVTNETYAPEVYFADMDQDKAKDAVIVLTTAYGSGVHVTEPHIIRNNMTEIPVRNPIKETLGVAVSEVKVSNGQVDAMVTLDGQTITKQFKESDAGIWFDKLGLGSVISYRLDEENRLWADMAGFVSPGTVIAEISVRFDLRDREYVPVDYTMREVSE
- a CDS encoding ABC transporter permease encodes the protein MNKTIRATWAQIKAEILRTIRNKRFVIFTIVMPAVFYFIFTSTVGDNTQVGGTDWKAYYLMSMTTYGVIGASVTSLAIRFARERSQGWNRLMRITPLPGWAQITAKVAGQGLLNLGVILFMFLMGALVKDVRLSALQWIESGLWIWLGAFAFMSLGTLLGTIRNVEVVQVVGNLVYMAMSIVGGLWMPTATMPDLMQKIAKLMPTYQLGQGAWSIVGGRTVEWLGVAILAAYVAVFMILSTYIMRKQEAV
- a CDS encoding ArsR/SmtB family transcription factor, whose product is MMIKANTERQWLPLYEALASEVRLHILELLAAQPMNVKDLASALGLSSAIVTMHTKKLETGGLIRTELIRRNGGTHKICSLAVSRVELTIPVEADKPREFHEVSIPVGHYTRFDIHPTCGLATTERIIGQFDDPRYFFEPERMHARILWFGSGFVEYRIPNYVLPGQILEEIEISLEAGSEAPGTSETWPSDIHFYLNDTLLGVWTSPGDPGDGRGLLTPSWWTVNQYGWLKMLRVTDSGTFIDGQRLSDVRLADIAVTRNDWTLRIGVPKDAEHVGGVTLYGEGFGNYNQDIVFRTYRRSNDRDQPGKRMGGGKA
- a CDS encoding S-layer homology domain-containing protein, encoding MRGMKGSLCLTISIAIIVIFAFPGSTYAANEPPSYWAVKDIQEAKESRIAPGWVEGHYRGAITRAQFSEMIVLLYEAVTGRELPDPGSNPFRDTRNYYVGQAYELGVIKGTSRNTFSPSAPISREQLAVMVYNMLIKAGFRDKLQTSGIPTFADSKKIAAWSEDAVGILAASGLMQGSEYKNNVWFMPKQTTSIEQAIVLVNRINKQYGTFFVKNEYDLLEAVETGVSFVILDEQTKQIYAKAQSVLTDIIKPGMSDYEKELAIHDYLVLHVAYDYDNYSMGKVPDASYSAYGTLIDGIAVCQGYANTAKLLLNMAGIEAHIVTGKVKGELHTWNKVRIGGEYYNLDVTWDDPVPDVPGQVSYGYFNVTDKQLRIDHSWQDELPLATADKYNYYVFNGLTVGSLAEFEDRIAKAIEMRADSVTVKRMYTDGDGVEGLSAIVFRYPLVNCYSYSLGSDGVITITFQYL
- a CDS encoding response regulator transcription factor; the encoded protein is MRILLAEDQAMLRSAMSALLDMEDDIEVIGEAENGEQALAMTRDLQPDLCLLDIEMPHMSGLEVAEQLKNQGSPCKIVILTTFSRVGYFQRAMRAGVRGFLLKDSPIGELADALRTVQGGGRAVSPALALTFWEAENPLTEREREVLKLAAEGLPAGEIAQRLHLTAGTVRNYLSEAFQKLEAKNRIDAIAIAGKNGWLD
- a CDS encoding RNA polymerase sigma factor, which encodes MPDDGLIHLTALSPPDFRRVMEEYAEDVWHYAYFLTKKKEAADDLAQETFVKAFRRLDSFRGEASVRTWLMTIVRNTWYTHRRTAFVRKVVLVGFNSTKQAMPSAEADYMKRMQADHVWQIVLALPVKYREVLILQAHYELTMEEMANLLHLSVTAVKSRLRRARRMAAAALKEGETSDEES
- a CDS encoding sensor histidine kinase, yielding MKNKQTRPREGPPFVFTFVWLFYLVFPLHTILQQPIGEMAVDFILILVFTASYIVSFRYYKGRFALIIVQLLIVAVFSLRYHVNFLYMAFYPSPVIGTLPSVKRMLLAMGGMLLLFGSVFLYYDIFNDSDQLLSLLPAMLVMLLMPVAMRFGWKSRELRGKLTLANEEIARLSKNEERQRISRDLHDTLGHTLSLITLKSELAERLIVKNPERAAKEVRDIQATSRAALNQVRELVSGMNAVTVRDEIDHAKQILAAAGIVLETKGDFGKPAVSSVIDNILGMCLREAVTNVVKHSRAETCTVELAEEPGRMLLSVSDNGIGNASAAGEDRTGCNGIKGMSDRLKLVEGELQFAQDGGRGGTRLTFIVPLVAKSIVKEGT